AAACCGGCTTCCTCTGGGATAGCGATGTCCTCCTACAGGAAAACAAAACGGATAACCAAACCAAACAGGATCTCAGTACCCGCACCTATTACTTCGAACCGGGCACCTTTAAACCGGTTGCGTTAAAAGAAGACGAGCAGGTTTATCACTACCATCTGGATCACCTGGGAACGCCTGATACCCTGACCAATCAGGAAGGTGAAGTGGTCTGGAGCGTTGCTTACAAGAGCTATGGCAATATTGCCTTAGCCCATGAAATTCAGCTAGAGCAGCCAATCCGCTTCCAGGGACAGTACTTCGATGAAGAGACCGGTCTGCACTACAACCGGTTTAGGTACTATGATCCAGAGGTTGGGGAGTTTACTCAGCAGGATCCGATTAGGTTGTTGGGAGGGATTAATAATTATAGATATGTACCGAATCCAATAAGGTGGATAGATCCCTTCGGACTAAGCTGTAAAGAAATATCGACTTTGTCCATCCCAAATGGACGAAAATTTGAAGGTACAGTTTATCGATACGAACAGCCTGATCGAGTAGAAACAACATGGGATGCTCATAAGTATAATCAAGCAGCCAATCATAGATATACAGAATCTGGTATTAGTGGTGTTTATGCAGGAACAAGTGCTAAAACAGCTGAGGCTGAGATTGCCCATTATGGAGCGCTTGAAGGGAGAGTTTTAGTCTCAAAAGATGTGCAGATGAACAATATTTTGGATATTACAGACCCTAATATTCGAGAACAATTAGACGTATCGCTAGAAGATATTACAGGAGATAGTTATGAAACTACTCATGCACTTGGACGTTTTGCCAAGGAACATGGATTTGATGGAATTTTAGCTCCTTCAGCACGAGATTCTAAAGGTTCTAATTTAATTTCATTTACAGGTTATTAAAATGAGTGACAATCAAGCTTGGGCTAATTATGCAGGTTTATTTTTAGATGAATTTGATGACACAAAAGAAAATAGAGAGTTAATAGATTACGTTGGGGATAAGGAAATTGCTGCGGTGATAAAGTATCATTTTCGGGCTACCTATAAAAATTGGTTAACATCTAAAGTTGATGCGTTGGATGGCAAGACACCAAGTGAGTGTCTAAAGTCAGAGAGGGGAAGGAGTCAATTAAAAGAAATTCTAATGAGGATGCATTGATGCTTAATTTTTCGGTGAAAATTTTTTAGGTTTTCGAGAGGCGGTTGTGGTTGCCCCAAAAAATAAGTGCGTCTGTCAAAAATATATTTTTGTGTGAAATTCGATATATATTGTTTGTTTGAGGGTGGTGAATGTGTTGGGTTCTTCTGGGGTCGTATCATTCAAGGGTGGGAGAATCGATATCCAAGATTAACTGCCCCCCAGTCTCAATATCTAAAGTTTTAGTTAAGGAATTTCAAACTCTTTCCTTAAGGGAAATCTAAGTAAGAGTTGGTGAACTTTAGTTTGGCGGTATAAGACCCCGAAAAAAATGGCAAGGGGAGTAACGTGATAAGAGACACAGCTTATGCGGCTAAGAATAAAATATCCAAGCTCTGCGAGTGACAGATGATGTAACCTGTTCATTTTATTTTGACAAAGAAGCAGGCCCGTTTTGTAACGGGTATAAATATTTTGATTGAAGTGTTATTAACCTGGCGGAAAAATAGTTCCATTATGCTGCAGATTTAATCGATTCATACCGGAAGTAGGATGCTGCACGCGTGGGTTTCTTTTTTAACATTCTTATGTAAGAAAGCACTTTGCTTTTTAGCTTCTTCTTGGGTCGCGCTGGTATGCCACTGTAAACACCTCCTTTAAGATCGCAATTCAAATACTCATCTGGATTCAGCTCAGGTGAATATGATGGCAAATAAAAGATTTCTATTTCATCATCGTGCTCTTTCAGCCAAGCTTTAACGACTCGAGCGTGATATACCCTAAGGTTGTCTAGAATGAGGAAAACTTTGCGGCCTGCCGTTTTGATCAATTGCTTGAGAAAGTCGATAAGTCTGTCAGCATTCATACTTCCTTCGTAAATTTGAAAGCGTACTGTTCCTTGATTTGTAATCGCGGAGATCATATTGAGTGAACAACGCTTTGCATTCAGCTTCACAATGGGCGTTTTTCCTTTTGGTGCATAGCCGCGCTCATGCTGGCAATCGCTGTGTATGCCTGTTTCGTCGCCCCAGTAGATCTCCGCGCCTTCCTGTTTCGCACGCTGTTTAATGCCTGGATAGTTGATCCTACCCATCAAAAACGGACACACCACTAAGCGACTAGTTGTCCCTCAAACACCTCAGGGCTGAGATAGCCAGGCGATTTCGATTGTAGTCTATCTCTATATACTCATAATACGGCTTCTCGCATGAGGCATCTTGTGGGAAAGCGGTTACCATGGATTGCTTCTACTTTAAGTGAGTGGAAGTGATCCTACCCACCAAAAACGGACACTCTCTTTAGCGATAAACTACGCAGCAGAGGTGCCCTATGACAAGACCAAGTAAATCAACCAAAACCACTTGTAAACATTACTTGTAGTAGTCATAGGATTCACCGTTCGTGTTTTTCTAACAAATGAATCAGGCCGCAATGAGATCGGGTAGGCTATCTGTTCGTGAAAATGTGTTGTGTATCAGCCATCATTGCTCATGGA
This DNA window, taken from Microbulbifer sp. GL-2, encodes the following:
- a CDS encoding IS630 family transposase; this translates as MGRINYPGIKQRAKQEGAEIYWGDETGIHSDCQHERGYAPKGKTPIVKLNAKRCSLNMISAITNQGTVRFQIYEGSMNADRLIDFLKQLIKTAGRKVFLILDNLRVYHARVVKAWLKEHDDEIEIFYLPSYSPELNPDEYLNCDLKGGVYSGIPARPKKKLKSKVLSYIRMLKKKPTRAASYFRYESIKSAA
- a CDS encoding MbcA/ParS/Xre antitoxin family protein, which produces MSDNQAWANYAGLFLDEFDDTKENRELIDYVGDKEIAAVIKYHFRATYKNWLTSKVDALDGKTPSECLKSERGRSQLKEILMRMH